Genomic DNA from Motilibacter aurantiacus:
ACCCGGCGCGTTCCCACCACCCCGGCGGTGAGCGCGTTGGTGTACATCGCGTGCAGGTCGAGGGAGGCGGCGACCTCACGCGTCGTGAAGTCCGCCAGCCCGATGCCGTAGCCGTTGCCCTCCGAGTCCGGGGTCAGGCCGAGGGCGACGACGTTGGCGATCCGCGGCTCGACGGGCTCCTCCACCCCGTGGATGCGGCGGCGGCCGATGACGTTCGTGTCCATCCCCGAGCCCGAGACGTTCTTGCCGAAGCTGTCGACCACGAGGACGTCGAGCTCGTCGAACGGCAGCGTCCCCAGCAGGCGTCGGGCCTCGGCCAGCAAGGCGGCCTCCTCGGCACCGCCGATGCCCTGCGGCGGGACCCAGGCGACGCCCGCGGTCTGCCCCCGCCCGTTCTCCACCACGCCGAGGCCGCCGATCACCTTGCCCCGTGCGACGACCGCCCGGGCCACGGCGACGATCGACTCGGACAGCCGGGCCGGGCCGAGCGCGTGCAGCGTCGCCGCGCCCGCCTGGTTGCCCAGCCCGATCGCCGCCATCTTCGCCAGGCCGCTCTCGTGCGGGCCGTGGAAGTCGGTGTGCGGCTTCACGCGGTTGACCACGAGCACACCGTCCGCCTCGGCGGCGAGGGCGTCCATGTGCACCGGCACCCCTGCGGGCCCGCCGCCCAGGTCGACCGTCGCCATGCCGGAGCGGATCGGCGCGCCCACGCTCGCCTCGGTCACGCCGAGCTGGACGAGCAGGGACTGCTGGCCCTCCGCGGTGGCATGTCCGTGCGACCCCATCGCGGGCACGACGAACGGCTCCGCGCCCTGCACGCGCAGCCATTCGACCGCTGCCCGGACGAGCTCGACCAGGTCGTGCAAGCCGCGGCTGCCCACCGTGATCGCGATCCGCGAGCCGGGAGCCAGGGAGAGGCCGGCGCGGGCCAGCTCGCGCCGCACCGCCCCCGCCACGTCCGGCTCCTGCGGCTGGCGGCCGTGGCGGCGTACGCGATGGACGGCGGGCAGTGGGCAGGAGGCAGTGACCTCGTCGAGCCGGATGAACGAGCCCGTGGTCGATACCGTCATCGTCAACTCCAACTGGCGGGGGCTTGAAGCATCGCATTCAGCGAGCCGGATGTGAAGGCTCGTACGTTGAACGCTTCAGAGAAGCCTGCTTCCTGCAACACGCCACTGAGAGCCCGGAGCCCCTGCACGGCCGAGACGATCTCCTCGTCGACCTCGACCCGGGCCTCGTCGCCGAGGTCGCGCACCCGGACGTTCCCCCGCGGAAGGCCGGAGGCGGCCAGGAGCTCACGCAGGCCTGCCTCTGCCCTGCCCACGCGGTGCAGCCGGGCCGGGGTGATCTCCAGTCCGTAGGCGATGCGGCTGGACAGGCAGGCCGCGGCCGGCTTGTCCCAGGTGCGCAGCCCCCACAGGCGGCTGACCGCACGAACCATCGGCTTGGACATCCCGCACTCGGCCAGCGGCTCGCGGGCGCCCCGCTCGGCAGCCGCCCGCATGCCCGGGCGGAAGCCCGCCACCCGGTCGTCGGCGTTGGTGCCGGTGAGCACGACGGCTCCGCGCTCGCGGGCGATCGGGCCGACAGTGTCCAACAACGTCGACTTGCAGAAGTAGCAGCGGTTCCCGGCGTTCGCACGGTAGCCGTCGACGGACATCTCGTCCGTCCGCACGAGCAGGTGCTCGACCCCGAGCTCCCGTGCGAAGATCTCGGCGGCACGGGCCTCCACCTCGGGCAAGGAGTCCGAGCTGGCCGTGGCCGCCACGACGGAGCCGGGCCCGAGCGTACGGGCGGCGGCAGCGAGGACCAGAGCCGAGTCGGCCCCACCCGAGAACGCGACGAGGACGCATCCATGACCGTTGAACCAGCCCGACAGCCGCTCGGCGGCGCCGGCCGCCCCGTCCGCGTCGATGAGCACGTCGACCATGTGCCGATCCTCCCACCGGACACGGGTTTTGCCGATCTCGGATTCGCTTGTGTCGACACGGCCCGGGCGGCGCGCACCGGTGACCCCGAAGTCGTCTTCGCCCAAGGGAAGCGGCCCCACGAGGTGGTCGCGATCCTGCGACGGCTCGCGGAGGCGCACCCCGACCGGGCCGTCCTGGCGACGCGCTGCCAGGAGGAGGCGGTGCTGGCGTGCGCGGACTCGCTGGGCGACCGGGCGACGATCGACCGGGTCGCCGGCACGGTGGTGGTGGGCCCGCTGCCCGCCCCGGTGGGCCGGGTGGCCGTCGTGGCCGCCGGCACGTCCGACCTGGACGTCGCCCGCGAGTGCCTCACCACCGTGCGGGTGCACGGCGCCGGGGCCGACCTCGTCAGCGACGTCGGGATCGCCGGCCTGCACCGGCTGCTCGCCCGGCTGGACGACATCCGGGCCGCCGACGTCGTGGTGGCCGTGGCCGGGATGGAGGGCGCCCTGCCCAGCGTCCTCGGCGGGCTGGTCGCCACGCCGCTCATCGCGCTGCCCACCAGCGTCGGCTACGGACTGTCGATGGACGGGCTCACGGCCCTGCTGGCGATGCTGAACTCCTGCTCCCCCGGCGCCACGGTGGTCAACGTGGACAACGGGTACGGCGCCGGGGTCGCGGCCGCGCGCATCGCCCGCACCGTCGGGGCGCTCCGCGCGGCCGCGCAGATCGCTCCGCCCGCTCACGGTTAGCGGGTCGCGCACCGGGCACGCCCGCGCCCATGCCGACCCTGCACCCGACGCCCCAGCTGACCCGTGAGCCATGGATCGACCTGACGGGCACCTGGCAGTTCGCGTACGACGACGCCGACGTCGGCCTGCTCGAGCGCTGGCCCGAGCGCCCGGAGGCCTTCGACCGGGTGATCGAGGTGCCGTTCCCGCCCGAGTCGGCCGCGAGCGGCATCGCGGATCCCGGCTTTCACCCGGTCGTCTGGTACCGCCGGGAGCTCACCCACCGGCTCGCGCCGGGACGGCGGCTGCTGCTCCGCTTCGGGGCGGTGGACTACCGGGCCTCGGTGTGGGTCGACGGGCAGCTCGTCGTCACACACGAGGGCGGCCACACCCCCTTCGGCGCCGACGTCACCTCGGCGCTGCGCCCCGGCGACTCCCACGAGATCGTCGTCCGGGCCGAGGACCGTCCCGGCGACCTGCAGCAGCCGCGCGGCAAGCAGGACTGGGAGGAGCAGCCGCACGCGATCTGGTACGCCCGGACGACGGGGATCTGGCAGCCGGTCTGGGTGGAGGAGGTGCCCGAGACCTACATCGAGACGGTGCGCTGGACCCCGGACGTCGACCGGTGCGCGCTGCGGATGCAGGTCCGCGTACGCCGGACGGAGCCCGGGCGGCCGTTGCGGCTGCGTGCCCGGCTCACCCAGCACGGCCAGGTCGTCGCGGACTCCGTGCACACGCTGACCGGGCAGGACCTCGACGTCGAGGTCTACCTTCCGCAGTCCGGGATGAGCCTGCGCCGGCACGACGTGCTCTGGTCGCCGGAGCACCCGAACCTCATCGACGCGGACCTCGAGCTGCTCGACGAGGGAACGGTCGACAGCGTCCGCAGCTACACCGCCATGCGCACGGTCCGCACGAGCGACGGCCGGTTCCTGCTCAACGGCCAGCCCTACTTCCTCCGCCTCGTGCTCGCGCAGGGGTACTGGCCGGAGAGCCACCTGGCCGCACCCGACGCCGACGCGCTGCGCCGGGAGGTCGAGCTGGCCAAGAGCCTGGGCTTCAACGGCGTCCGGGTGCACCAGAAGATCGAGGACCCGCGCTTCCTGCACTGGTGCGACCGCCTCGGGCTCATGGTCTGGGCGGAGATGCCGGCGGCGTACGAGTTCTCCGAGCGCACGGTCCAGCGCGTCACCCGCGAGTGGCTGGAGGCCCTCG
This window encodes:
- a CDS encoding nickel pincer cofactor-dependent isomerase, group 22, producing MTVSTTGSFIRLDEVTASCPLPAVHRVRRHGRQPQEPDVAGAVRRELARAGLSLAPGSRIAITVGSRGLHDLVELVRAAVEWLRVQGAEPFVVPAMGSHGHATAEGQQSLLVQLGVTEASVGAPIRSGMATVDLGGGPAGVPVHMDALAAEADGVLVVNRVKPHTDFHGPHESGLAKMAAIGLGNQAGAATLHALGPARLSESIVAVARAVVARGKVIGGLGVVENGRGQTAGVAWVPPQGIGGAEEAALLAEARRLLGTLPFDELDVLVVDSFGKNVSGSGMDTNVIGRRRIHGVEEPVEPRIANVVALGLTPDSEGNGYGIGLADFTTREVAASLDLHAMYTNALTAGVVGTRRVALPMVLADPVSAVSAAVLTCGRAAPADVRLVRMHDTLDVADLLVSPALLPQVQQHSELELVGGPVPLVDGGGSALAPWGDEAADR
- the larE gene encoding ATP-dependent sacrificial sulfur transferase LarE, which produces MVDVLIDADGAAGAAERLSGWFNGHGCVLVAFSGGADSALVLAAAARTLGPGSVVAATASSDSLPEVEARAAEIFARELGVEHLLVRTDEMSVDGYRANAGNRCYFCKSTLLDTVGPIARERGAVVLTGTNADDRVAGFRPGMRAAAERGAREPLAECGMSKPMVRAVSRLWGLRTWDKPAAACLSSRIAYGLEITPARLHRVGRAEAGLRELLAASGLPRGNVRVRDLGDEARVEVDEEIVSAVQGLRALSGVLQEAGFSEAFNVRAFTSGSLNAMLQAPASWS
- the larB gene encoding nickel pincer cofactor biosynthesis protein LarB, whose translation is MPILPPDTGFADLGFACVDTARAARTGDPEVVFAQGKRPHEVVAILRRLAEAHPDRAVLATRCQEEAVLACADSLGDRATIDRVAGTVVVGPLPAPVGRVAVVAAGTSDLDVARECLTTVRVHGAGADLVSDVGIAGLHRLLARLDDIRAADVVVAVAGMEGALPSVLGGLVATPLIALPTSVGYGLSMDGLTALLAMLNSCSPGATVVNVDNGYGAGVAAARIARTVGALRAAAQIAPPAHG
- a CDS encoding glycoside hydrolase family 2 protein; this translates as MPTLHPTPQLTREPWIDLTGTWQFAYDDADVGLLERWPERPEAFDRVIEVPFPPESAASGIADPGFHPVVWYRRELTHRLAPGRRLLLRFGAVDYRASVWVDGQLVVTHEGGHTPFGADVTSALRPGDSHEIVVRAEDRPGDLQQPRGKQDWEEQPHAIWYARTTGIWQPVWVEEVPETYIETVRWTPDVDRCALRMQVRVRRTEPGRPLRLRARLTQHGQVVADSVHTLTGQDLDVEVYLPQSGMSLRRHDVLWSPEHPNLIDADLELLDEGTVDSVRSYTAMRTVRTSDGRFLLNGQPYFLRLVLAQGYWPESHLAAPDADALRREVELAKSLGFNGVRVHQKIEDPRFLHWCDRLGLMVWAEMPAAYEFSERTVQRVTREWLEALDRDYSVPSVIAWVPVNESWGVPALRERAEQRDFVRSLYFLTRSIDHTRPVIGNDGWEQVVSDVLTIHDYSREAATLRARYGDYECVERTLQRSQPGYRSVLLPGTRRGDEPVMVTEFGGITYDVGGDGETWHGYGSVHDRTEFLERYRALVDALLDSPALTGFCYTQLTDTLQEKNGLLTDDRAPKLPPEELCAINRRTSAAVPADAIGAFEFEFGDYPVGPQERVDQEASTGSSTGPSGRPEV